In Nostoc sp. CENA543, a single genomic region encodes these proteins:
- a CDS encoding diflavin flavoprotein: MVALTANIQNLSNSGLLTVETVEIAGETIGIRCLDWDRERFDIEFGLRNGTTYNSFLIQGEKIALVDTSHRKFEQLYLELITGLINPNQIDYLIISHTEPDHSGLVKDILQLAPDITVVGAKVAMQFLENMVHQPFKSIVVKNGDRLDLGKGHELEFISAPNLHWPDTIFTYDYQTGILYTCDVFGMHYCDDHTYDENFAAVEADFQYYYDCLMGPNARSVLAALKRIEKLEIKTIATGHGPLLQHHIPAWIEKYQTWSLEQAKTEKLVALFYAEDYGYSEHLVRNIGHGCTKAGVAVELIDLNSAELQEVREIVAQAAGLIIAMPSQSAMNAQAALSTILAAVHQKQAIGLLESGGGEDEPIYPLRNKLQELGLVEAFPPILVKETPSQSLEKLCDEAGTDMGQWLTRDRNIKQIKSINSELEKALGRISGGLYIITTKKGEIQSAMFASWVTQASLNPLGVAVAVGKERAIESLMQIGDRFVLNVLAEGNYQGLMRHFLKRFPPGADRFAGVKTYPANNGAPILAEALAYMECEISSRIDCGDHWIIYSTVQNGRVADINALTAVHHRKVGNHY; this comes from the coding sequence TGATATTGAGTTTGGATTACGCAACGGCACTACCTATAATTCTTTTTTAATTCAAGGTGAAAAGATTGCTTTAGTTGATACTTCCCATAGAAAATTCGAGCAGTTATATCTAGAGTTAATTACGGGATTAATTAATCCCAATCAAATAGATTACTTAATTATTAGCCACACAGAACCAGACCATAGTGGCTTAGTCAAAGATATTTTGCAGTTAGCCCCTGATATCACGGTGGTTGGTGCTAAGGTGGCTATGCAGTTTTTAGAGAATATGGTTCACCAGCCATTTAAATCAATAGTGGTGAAAAATGGCGATCGCCTAGATTTAGGTAAAGGTCACGAGTTAGAATTTATTTCCGCGCCTAACTTACATTGGCCTGACACAATTTTTACCTACGACTATCAAACAGGCATTCTCTACACCTGCGATGTGTTTGGAATGCACTACTGCGATGATCATACCTATGATGAAAATTTTGCGGCAGTGGAAGCAGATTTTCAGTATTACTATGATTGTCTGATGGGGCCAAATGCCCGGTCAGTTTTAGCAGCTTTAAAGCGAATTGAAAAATTAGAAATTAAAACAATAGCTACAGGACACGGGCCTTTATTACAGCATCACATTCCAGCTTGGATCGAAAAATATCAAACTTGGAGTTTAGAACAAGCCAAAACTGAGAAATTAGTGGCTTTATTTTATGCTGAAGATTACGGTTACAGTGAGCATTTAGTCCGTAATATTGGGCATGGCTGTACAAAGGCGGGGGTGGCTGTAGAACTGATTGATTTAAATAGTGCTGAACTGCAAGAAGTTAGAGAAATAGTTGCACAAGCAGCCGGATTAATTATTGCCATGCCCTCCCAATCGGCGATGAATGCACAAGCAGCTTTAAGTACCATTTTGGCGGCGGTGCATCAAAAGCAAGCTATTGGTTTATTAGAATCCGGCGGGGGAGAAGATGAACCAATTTATCCCCTACGCAATAAGTTACAAGAATTGGGTTTAGTAGAAGCCTTTCCCCCGATTTTAGTTAAAGAAACTCCTAGCCAAAGCCTAGAAAAACTGTGTGATGAAGCGGGGACAGATATGGGGCAATGGTTGACCCGCGATCGCAATATCAAACAAATCAAATCAATTAACAGTGAATTAGAAAAAGCCCTGGGTCGGATTAGTGGGGGATTGTATATTATCACGACCAAAAAAGGCGAAATTCAAAGTGCCATGTTTGCCTCCTGGGTGACACAAGCCAGTCTCAACCCGTTAGGTGTAGCGGTAGCAGTAGGTAAAGAACGCGCCATTGAATCTTTAATGCAAATAGGCGATCGCTTCGTGTTAAATGTCCTAGCAGAAGGCAACTATCAAGGATTAATGAGACATTTCCTCAAACGTTTTCCCCCTGGTGCAGACCGCTTCGCCGGAGTGAAAACCTATCCTGCTAATAACGGCGCGCCCATTCTCGCCGAAGCCTTAGCCTACATGGAATGTGAAATCAGCAGTCGCATAGACTGCGGCGACCACTGGATAATTTACAGCACAGTCCAAAATGGTAGAGTCGCAGACATCAACGCCCTCACCGCCGTTCATCATCGCAAAGTCGGCAATCATTATTAG
- a CDS encoding phosphate-starvation-inducible PsiE family protein, translated as MYKSVEDNPISLYEINRSRIVRSLELIQDVIVISLCMGLFSFMVIQVRDMFLSLLPPLDFHIVTADILFLLILVELFRLLIIYLQEQRISIGVAVEVSIVSVLREIIVKGVLEISWSQVLATCAFLLVLGILLVVRVWLPPTFEGIDPEQQVSQRYKNRGK; from the coding sequence ATGTATAAATCTGTAGAAGATAACCCAATTTCTCTGTACGAAATCAATCGGAGTCGCATTGTCCGCAGTTTGGAACTGATTCAAGATGTGATTGTCATCTCCCTTTGTATGGGATTATTTAGCTTCATGGTGATTCAGGTGCGAGATATGTTTCTCTCCCTGCTTCCCCCTTTAGACTTTCACATTGTCACCGCAGATATTTTGTTTCTGCTGATTTTAGTCGAATTATTTCGCCTATTGATTATTTACCTCCAAGAACAACGCATATCTATTGGCGTAGCAGTGGAAGTTTCTATTGTGTCCGTCTTACGAGAAATTATCGTCAAAGGTGTACTAGAAATTTCTTGGAGTCAAGTTTTAGCAACCTGCGCCTTTCTTTTAGTTCTCGGCATACTTTTAGTAGTACGAGTCTGGCTACCCCCAACTTTTGAAGGTATCGACCCAGAACAACAGGTGTCTCAACGTTACAAGAACCGTGGTAAGTGA
- a CDS encoding diflavin flavoprotein produces MTISTNIRPRDVQVAEIGQNTLVLRSRTWERLKFEVEYSRQKGTTANSYLIQGDKTALIDPPGESFTNIFLDQLAQHLHFYSLNYIILGHVNPNRTATLKALLAQAPQVTLICSRPAANVLKSTFPEWESRIQAVRWEDTLDLGQGHRLSFITVPTPRWPDGLCTYDPATKILYTDKFFGAHICEDTLFDEDWKKLEAERRYYFDCLHAPQAKQVELALDKLTNLGAKCYAPAHGAVIRYSLSRFSHDYRQWCQAQKSQDLTVALLYASAYGNTAILAQAIAQGLIDNGINVESINCELTEPAEITRIIEACDGFIIGSPTLGGHAPTQIQTALGIVLSTAAKTKLAGVFGSYGWSGEAVDLIENKLKDANYRLGFDTIRVRFTPTSEILQACQTAGANFAQTLKKTKKLRTTRQAVTEAQIDRTEQAVGRIIGSLCVVTTRDQDHHKGILTSWISQATFNPPGIMLAIAQEQNADLMRHPGDKFVLNILKEGKNVRRYFSRQSTLGDNPFAHLETKTADNGCLILTEALAYLECTVINQLECGDRYLIYAVIDKGEVLEGDGVTAIEHRKSGSYF; encoded by the coding sequence ATGACTATATCAACTAACATTCGTCCCAGAGATGTACAGGTTGCAGAAATTGGTCAGAATACATTGGTGTTGCGATCGCGTACTTGGGAAAGATTAAAATTTGAGGTTGAGTATTCCCGTCAAAAGGGAACTACAGCCAATTCTTATCTCATCCAAGGTGACAAAACTGCTTTAATTGACCCGCCTGGGGAATCTTTTACGAACATTTTTCTTGATCAACTCGCCCAACATCTCCATTTTTACAGCCTCAATTACATTATTCTCGGTCACGTTAACCCTAACCGTACTGCCACTTTAAAGGCATTGTTAGCGCAAGCACCCCAAGTGACTCTCATTTGTTCCCGTCCGGCTGCTAATGTTCTCAAGTCCACTTTTCCCGAATGGGAGTCACGCATTCAAGCTGTGCGTTGGGAAGACACCCTAGATTTAGGACAAGGACATCGCCTCAGTTTTATTACTGTTCCGACTCCCCGATGGCCAGATGGTTTATGTACCTATGACCCAGCTACGAAAATTCTCTATACAGATAAGTTTTTTGGCGCACATATCTGTGAGGATACTTTATTTGATGAAGACTGGAAAAAGTTAGAGGCAGAACGGCGTTATTACTTTGATTGTCTCCATGCACCCCAAGCTAAACAAGTAGAATTAGCGTTAGATAAGTTGACTAATTTAGGTGCTAAATGTTATGCACCTGCTCATGGGGCAGTGATTCGCTATAGTTTGAGTCGGTTTAGTCACGATTATCGTCAATGGTGTCAAGCACAGAAATCACAGGATTTAACTGTAGCGTTACTGTATGCTTCTGCCTATGGGAATACAGCAATTTTAGCCCAGGCGATCGCTCAAGGTTTAATTGACAATGGCATTAATGTAGAGTCAATTAACTGCGAACTAACAGAACCAGCAGAAATCACGCGCATTATCGAAGCTTGCGACGGTTTTATTATTGGTTCTCCCACGCTTGGAGGTCATGCACCTACACAAATTCAAACGGCTTTGGGTATAGTTCTTTCTACAGCTGCAAAAACTAAGTTAGCTGGGGTCTTTGGTTCTTATGGTTGGAGTGGTGAAGCTGTTGATTTAATTGAAAATAAGCTCAAAGACGCTAACTATCGTTTAGGATTTGACACAATTCGCGTCCGCTTCACTCCAACATCAGAGATATTACAAGCCTGTCAGACAGCAGGCGCAAACTTTGCCCAAACCTTAAAGAAAACCAAGAAATTACGCACCACTCGCCAAGCCGTCACAGAAGCACAAATTGACCGCACTGAACAAGCTGTAGGGCGAATCATTGGTTCTTTGTGTGTTGTCACCACTCGCGACCAAGATCATCACAAAGGTATTTTAACTTCTTGGATCTCCCAAGCCACCTTTAATCCCCCAGGAATTATGCTGGCTATTGCCCAAGAGCAAAACGCCGATTTAATGCGTCATCCTGGCGATAAGTTTGTGCTGAATATCCTCAAAGAAGGTAAAAACGTCCGGCGTTATTTTTCTCGTCAAAGCACATTAGGTGATAATCCCTTTGCCCACCTAGAAACCAAAACAGCCGACAATGGTTGTTTAATTCTGACTGAAGCTTTAGCCTATCTGGAATGTACAGTCATCAATCAACTCGAATGTGGTGATAGATATTTGATTTATGCCGTAATCGATAAAGGGGAAGTGTTAGAAGGTGACGGGGTGACGGCCATAGAACATCGGAAATCAGGTAGTTATTTTTAG
- a CDS encoding tetratricopeptide repeat protein, producing the protein MRLPIIPLTLILVLASPSLAQAPTPTAEEQITEAIMLNNNAEGVIYKDFVGLNELQAALTQFQQALAMFRKYGAAAGEANALVNIGYVYFRQGEYPKALEYFQSSLEIHRKTRDKQNEWIPLSYMGEIYVNLGQNVKAIETYQSALAIIKELKATNSTDSSYTSSEKIILGDVGAVYFRLGQYAKALDFYQQSLALQKASNDKIGSIQTLNNIGVVHVNLGNYTQALDAYQQALNSLQECCSNYLGTQAATMNNLAGVYFSLGQYQKSLELAEKSANIYQRLGSTNSEELNKQDIKLLYDYLGQNSQAVQQFSSRAVVGEAFGKDSFQFQGRAVNLNNIGQIYANLGKYEQALKLYQQALNIYKENNYQPGVAVTLNNIARVQSEQGKYPQAIELNQQALTIYKQVGDRTGEGVTISNVGQIYQQQNQLAKAGELYQQALAIHREVSDKASEATTLKFLADSLSAQNQPQLAIAFYKQSVNLTEVIRQNLRVLPTNIQQSYTETVAERYRRLADLLLKQNRPSEAQQVLDLLKIQEMNDFIGTQRSTPKKTAVVNNGQRGTNTETPAPQNLPLKPQEQDITQKYSAIQDKAIALGQELTNLRKIPQSSRTPAQEKRLTELVKLEQTIAAEFNKFTKNPAVVALVQQLSANSGQENLSLRQLNSLRDNLRQLNQQAVLLYPLVLEDRLELVVVTADSPPIHRPVAVKATELNQTIAEFRQTIVVPYKDSKTPASKLYNWLIKPIENDLKQANAQAIIYAPDSKLRYIPLAALYDGKNWLVEKYIVNNITAASLTKLNNKTPASLPTLAAAFTKGDYQVAVGERKEVLSGLEFAKTEVENLAKTIKDTKILLDKEFSTKVVIPQMNDYKIVHLATHGMLVSGDPEDSFILFGDGERVTLKDIENWSLPNVDLVVLSACQTGLGKQLGNGQEILGLGYQIQLTGAKASVASLWAVSDGGTQALMDAFYANLKTGKITKSEALRNAQLQLLTAANSQFQHPYYWASFILIGNGL; encoded by the coding sequence ATGAGACTTCCTATAATTCCCCTCACGTTGATCCTGGTTTTGGCTTCCCCCTCGCTAGCACAAGCACCAACACCCACAGCAGAAGAACAAATCACAGAAGCAATTATGCTGAATAATAATGCTGAGGGTGTGATTTATAAAGACTTTGTTGGGTTAAATGAACTACAAGCCGCCTTAACGCAATTCCAACAGGCGTTAGCTATGTTCAGAAAATATGGTGCAGCAGCTGGAGAAGCTAACGCCCTTGTTAACATCGGCTATGTATATTTTCGTCAAGGCGAATATCCTAAAGCACTGGAGTATTTTCAATCGTCTTTAGAGATTCACAGAAAAACCCGTGACAAACAAAATGAATGGATACCCCTTTCTTATATGGGTGAAATTTATGTCAATTTGGGGCAGAATGTTAAAGCTATAGAAACATACCAAAGTGCTTTAGCCATTATCAAGGAATTGAAAGCTACTAACTCTACAGACTCTAGTTATACTAGCAGTGAAAAAATTATCCTGGGTGATGTAGGTGCGGTTTATTTTCGCCTGGGACAATATGCTAAAGCCTTGGATTTTTATCAACAAAGTTTAGCTCTCCAAAAAGCCAGTAATGATAAAATTGGCAGTATTCAAACTCTTAATAATATTGGTGTTGTTCACGTTAATTTGGGTAACTATACTCAAGCTTTAGATGCCTATCAACAAGCTTTAAATAGTCTACAGGAATGCTGCTCTAATTATCTGGGTACACAAGCAGCAACTATGAATAATTTAGCGGGTGTTTATTTTAGTTTGGGGCAGTATCAAAAGTCTTTGGAACTAGCAGAGAAGTCAGCCAATATATATCAACGACTAGGTAGTACAAATTCTGAGGAACTAAATAAGCAAGATATTAAATTACTATACGATTATCTGGGTCAAAATTCTCAAGCCGTACAGCAATTTAGTAGTCGTGCTGTTGTAGGGGAGGCTTTTGGTAAAGACTCATTTCAGTTCCAAGGTAGGGCAGTAAATTTAAATAATATTGGGCAAATTTATGCTAATTTGGGTAAATATGAGCAAGCTTTAAAACTTTATCAACAAGCACTCAATATCTATAAGGAAAACAACTATCAACCAGGCGTAGCAGTCACACTGAATAATATAGCTAGGGTACAAAGTGAGCAAGGTAAATATCCCCAAGCCATTGAGTTAAATCAACAAGCCTTAACTATTTATAAACAAGTAGGCGATCGCACTGGTGAAGGTGTGACAATAAGTAATGTAGGACAAATCTATCAACAACAAAACCAACTCGCCAAAGCTGGGGAACTATATCAGCAAGCTTTAGCCATACATCGGGAAGTTAGTGATAAAGCCAGTGAAGCTACAACCCTGAAGTTTTTAGCTGATAGCCTATCTGCACAAAATCAACCACAGCTAGCCATTGCATTTTATAAACAATCAGTCAATTTAACAGAAGTAATTCGGCAAAATTTGCGTGTTTTACCCACTAATATTCAACAATCATATACAGAAACCGTTGCCGAAAGATATCGCCGTTTAGCTGATTTATTACTCAAACAAAATCGCCCCAGTGAAGCACAGCAAGTTTTGGATTTACTTAAAATCCAAGAAATGAATGACTTTATAGGAACTCAACGCAGTACACCCAAGAAAACAGCCGTAGTTAATAATGGACAACGGGGAACAAATACAGAAACACCCGCACCACAAAATCTACCATTAAAGCCACAAGAACAAGACATTACACAAAAATATAGCGCGATTCAAGATAAAGCGATCGCCTTGGGACAAGAACTCACAAATCTGCGTAAAATTCCCCAAAGTTCACGTACACCAGCACAGGAAAAACGTCTTACAGAATTAGTGAAATTAGAACAAACAATTGCAGCTGAGTTTAATAAATTTACCAAAAATCCGGCTGTAGTCGCCCTAGTACAGCAACTATCTGCAAATTCTGGGCAGGAAAACTTAAGCTTACGTCAACTCAACTCACTACGAGATAATTTACGTCAGTTAAATCAACAAGCGGTTTTATTATATCCCTTAGTTCTAGAAGACAGACTAGAGTTAGTTGTAGTAACTGCTGATTCACCCCCAATTCATCGTCCAGTCGCAGTCAAAGCCACAGAATTAAATCAGACAATTGCGGAATTTCGCCAAACGATAGTTGTACCTTACAAAGATAGTAAAACCCCAGCGAGTAAATTATATAATTGGCTAATTAAACCCATAGAAAATGACCTCAAACAAGCTAATGCTCAAGCAATTATCTATGCTCCAGATAGTAAACTCAGATATATACCGTTAGCAGCATTATATGATGGGAAAAACTGGCTAGTTGAAAAGTATATTGTGAATAATATCACTGCTGCTAGTTTGACAAAATTAAACAACAAAACCCCAGCCTCCTTACCCACACTAGCCGCAGCCTTTACCAAAGGTGATTATCAAGTAGCTGTTGGAGAAAGAAAAGAGGTATTGAGTGGGTTAGAATTTGCGAAAACTGAGGTCGAAAACTTAGCAAAAACAATCAAAGACACAAAGATTTTATTAGATAAAGAATTCAGCACTAAAGTAGTCATTCCCCAGATGAATGACTACAAAATTGTACATTTAGCTACACATGGAATGTTAGTTAGTGGTGATCCTGAAGATTCATTTATTCTTTTTGGTGATGGTGAACGCGTCACCCTCAAAGATATAGAAAATTGGTCTTTACCTAATGTCGATTTAGTAGTGTTAAGTGCTTGTCAAACTGGCTTAGGTAAACAATTAGGTAACGGACAAGAAATTCTCGGTTTAGGATATCAAATCCAGCTTACAGGTGCTAAAGCTTCTGTTGCTTCTCTTTGGGCTGTTTCCGATGGTGGAACACAAGCCTTAATGGATGCGTTTTACGCAAATTTAAAAACTGGAAAAATCACTAAATCTGAAGCTTTACGCAACGCACAACTGCAATTATTAACAGCAGCAAATAGCCAATTTCAACACCCCTATTATTGGGCTTCATTTATCTTAATTGGGAATGGGTTGTAA